A single genomic interval of Celeribacter indicus harbors:
- a CDS encoding NAD(P)/FAD-dependent oxidoreductase, with protein MSRCSDVIVVGGGLHGLSAALHIARAGLKVTLLEAAWIGRHASGATAAGVRTLGRAWQEMPIALEAMDMWHRIEEIVGDDCGFSASGQVRVAEDDAQMHALRMRAEEGRRRGFGNEQLIGAELLRELLPAASPHLVGALHAPADGAADPHRTIRAFRAAAEADGVCILEYTAVHEVRREGAAWRLSTSRGDHVAGQIVNCAGAWGAKLAALWGEEIPLGLKASMMIVTERLYPFLRPVVSAQGRALSFKQTAQGTLVIGGGLQGKADIDVQKSFVDFAELSKGARAAVAVFPGVADVRITRSWAGIEARTEDLLPVIGPSATVPDVWHAFGFSGHGFELIPVVGAIMADLVTQAGTAREIAPFAVERLREARVQAG; from the coding sequence GTGAGCCGCTGTTCGGACGTCATCGTGGTTGGCGGCGGGCTACATGGCCTGTCGGCGGCGCTGCATATCGCGCGCGCCGGATTGAAGGTAACGCTGTTGGAGGCCGCGTGGATAGGCCGGCACGCCTCGGGGGCCACCGCGGCGGGGGTGAGAACTCTTGGCCGTGCATGGCAGGAAATGCCGATCGCGCTCGAAGCCATGGACATGTGGCACCGGATCGAGGAGATCGTGGGCGACGATTGCGGGTTTTCCGCGTCGGGGCAGGTCCGCGTTGCCGAAGACGACGCTCAAATGCATGCGCTTCGCATGCGTGCTGAAGAGGGGCGTCGCCGTGGTTTCGGCAATGAGCAGTTGATTGGTGCCGAGCTGTTGCGGGAGCTGCTGCCGGCCGCCTCGCCGCATCTTGTGGGGGCGCTTCACGCCCCGGCCGATGGAGCGGCCGATCCACATCGCACGATCCGTGCCTTTCGCGCCGCCGCGGAAGCGGACGGAGTGTGCATTCTGGAGTACACCGCGGTTCATGAGGTCCGGCGCGAGGGGGCGGCATGGCGCTTGTCCACCAGCCGCGGCGATCATGTCGCCGGACAGATCGTCAATTGCGCGGGCGCCTGGGGGGCGAAACTCGCGGCCCTCTGGGGCGAAGAAATCCCTCTCGGGCTCAAGGCGTCGATGATGATCGTCACCGAACGCCTGTACCCGTTCCTCCGGCCGGTTGTCAGTGCGCAGGGCAGGGCGCTTTCTTTCAAGCAGACGGCACAAGGGACGCTGGTGATCGGCGGAGGTTTGCAGGGAAAGGCGGATATCGACGTGCAAAAGAGCTTTGTCGATTTTGCCGAATTGTCGAAGGGCGCGCGCGCGGCTGTCGCGGTCTTTCCCGGTGTCGCAGATGTGCGCATAACCCGAAGCTGGGCGGGAATCGAAGCGAGAACGGAGGATCTTCTGCCCGTTATCGGCCCGTCCGCGACGGTCCCGGACGTCTGGCATGCCTTCGGGTTCTCGGGACACGGCTTCGAGTTGATTCCGGTCGTCGGCGCGATCATGGCCGACCTGGTGACACAGGCCGGCACCGCCCGCGAGATCGCACCCTTCGCTGTCGAACGTCTTCGGGAAGCGAGGGTCCAGGCCGGGTGA
- a CDS encoding FAD-dependent oxidoreductase, whose product MACVDLTIIGAGPAGMSAAIAARARGLSVCVVDEQPAPGGQIWRDAERNAGNRIEGILGTEYQKGLRVIAEFRACGCDYRPETQIWHVERREAAFRLFATSDRGLDSFESRRVLFATGAQERPLPFPGWTLPGVMTVGAAQILLKSSRQVPAEPVWIVGTGPLVLLYMVQLLAAGGRIAGHVETSPAFAAARAWRELAAGLFSTEGSRQVRTGLGWQGRLRRAGFPIFRGRPLRAEGQDRLEAFRFTTGRGEVRTVPASLLLLHDGLMPSIHGPLSADCDIRWDRGGRYFSPPVEIGSGATSVPGLHVAGDGARIQGADAAALHGADVAGRIADSLGAVPAEGTQSLRRALARATRLRPFLEACYRPFPGTASPADDALVCRCEEISALDIRKTVGATRMDANQLKALTRCGMGPCQGRQCGHVVSRMLAEMRGETPDQSDLFRIRPPLKPVTLGELASLKVME is encoded by the coding sequence GGGGCTGGCCCCGCCGGGATGAGCGCCGCGATCGCGGCCAGAGCGCGGGGCCTGTCCGTCTGCGTCGTCGATGAGCAGCCTGCGCCGGGGGGGCAAATCTGGCGCGATGCAGAAAGGAATGCGGGGAACCGTATCGAAGGAATTCTCGGCACGGAGTATCAGAAGGGGCTGCGGGTTATCGCAGAGTTTCGCGCCTGTGGATGCGACTATCGGCCGGAAACGCAGATCTGGCATGTCGAACGACGCGAGGCGGCATTCCGGCTGTTTGCAACGTCGGATCGCGGGCTGGACAGCTTCGAAAGCCGCCGCGTGCTTTTCGCAACCGGTGCGCAGGAACGGCCGCTGCCGTTCCCCGGCTGGACCTTGCCGGGGGTGATGACTGTCGGAGCGGCTCAGATCCTGCTGAAGTCTTCCCGCCAGGTTCCGGCGGAACCGGTCTGGATCGTCGGCACCGGTCCGCTGGTGCTGCTCTACATGGTTCAGCTTCTTGCCGCGGGGGGGCGGATCGCCGGCCATGTGGAGACCTCGCCGGCTTTTGCGGCGGCGCGGGCGTGGCGAGAGCTGGCCGCCGGGCTGTTCAGCACCGAGGGGAGCCGGCAGGTCCGGACGGGACTCGGATGGCAAGGACGCCTGCGCCGCGCCGGCTTTCCCATCTTTCGCGGACGCCCGCTGCGGGCCGAGGGGCAGGACAGGCTCGAGGCGTTCCGCTTCACCACGGGACGGGGTGAGGTTCGGACGGTTCCGGCCTCTCTTCTTCTCCTTCACGACGGTTTGATGCCTTCGATCCACGGGCCGCTTTCGGCAGATTGCGATATTCGGTGGGATCGTGGGGGGCGGTACTTTTCCCCCCCCGTGGAGATCGGGAGCGGTGCCACCAGCGTGCCGGGTCTCCATGTCGCCGGAGATGGCGCGCGGATTCAGGGTGCGGATGCCGCCGCGCTTCACGGGGCGGACGTGGCCGGGCGGATCGCGGACAGCCTCGGGGCGGTGCCTGCGGAGGGCACGCAGTCCTTGCGTCGCGCCCTGGCGCGGGCCACCAGGTTGCGACCGTTCCTCGAGGCCTGCTACCGTCCGTTTCCCGGAACCGCGAGTCCCGCGGATGATGCTCTGGTGTGTCGGTGCGAGGAGATTTCCGCCCTGGACATCCGCAAGACGGTCGGCGCCACACGGATGGACGCGAACCAGCTCAAGGCGCTCACCCGCTGCGGCATGGGGCCGTGCCAAGGTCGCCAATGCGGGCATGTGGTAAGCCGGATGCTGGCGGAGATGCGGGGCGAAACACCGGATCAGAGCGATTTATTTCGCATTCGCCCGCCGCTCAAACCTGTGACGCTGGGAGAGCTTGCATCCCTGAAGGTGATGGAGTGA
- a CDS encoding mandelate racemase/muconate lactonizing enzyme family protein codes for MAKINGRSPVIVEAHTDEGITGLGEAALAYGSAAPAACVMIEELAQRFVIGRNPFEIEAIYADLYDHTFWARGGGPVIYAAISALEQTLWDIKARALGVPVYELLGGKVRDDVRVYANGWSFSADTPRDIALAAERAVAAGYDALKMYPLSEVDPSHPNGIFRHVSQRRYDREMRDHAVEMVRAVRDAVGPDVELMVDMSAELSADAIIQVGQALEEFDLMFLEEPVEPSNVAALRAVADKLNVSIAVGERLYSRYGFRDVIESQAAGILQPDIGNTGGLWEAKKIAAMAEAYSLRVAPHVCAGPVASAVALHLDASLTNFVIQELYPFRVPEHFALVDDPVEPRVKNGRVTLPSGPGYGVNLSSEAMAEHLYSQVEKA; via the coding sequence TTGGCGAAAATCAACGGGCGATCTCCGGTCATTGTCGAAGCGCATACCGATGAAGGTATAACCGGGCTGGGAGAAGCGGCTCTCGCCTATGGGAGCGCGGCGCCTGCCGCCTGTGTGATGATCGAGGAACTGGCGCAACGCTTCGTGATCGGACGAAATCCGTTCGAGATCGAAGCCATCTATGCCGACCTCTACGATCATACCTTCTGGGCGCGGGGCGGCGGGCCCGTCATCTACGCGGCGATCAGCGCGCTTGAGCAGACGCTGTGGGATATCAAGGCCAGGGCACTGGGCGTGCCGGTCTACGAACTCCTGGGCGGGAAGGTCCGCGACGACGTGCGTGTCTATGCCAACGGCTGGTCGTTCAGCGCCGACACGCCCAGGGATATCGCTCTGGCGGCCGAGCGGGCGGTGGCGGCGGGTTATGACGCGTTGAAGATGTACCCGCTCAGCGAAGTCGATCCATCTCACCCGAATGGCATCTTCCGCCACGTTTCTCAACGTCGCTACGACCGCGAGATGCGGGATCATGCGGTCGAGATGGTGAGGGCGGTGCGCGATGCTGTCGGCCCGGACGTGGAGCTGATGGTCGACATGAGCGCGGAACTTTCGGCCGACGCCATCATCCAGGTCGGACAGGCGTTGGAGGAATTCGACCTGATGTTCCTTGAGGAGCCGGTGGAACCGAGCAACGTCGCCGCCCTGCGGGCGGTTGCCGACAAGCTGAACGTGTCCATCGCCGTGGGCGAACGGCTGTATTCGCGATATGGCTTCCGCGATGTGATCGAGTCCCAGGCGGCGGGAATCCTTCAACCCGACATCGGCAATACCGGCGGTCTCTGGGAGGCCAAGAAAATCGCGGCCATGGCCGAAGCCTACAGTTTGCGGGTGGCGCCTCATGTCTGCGCCGGTCCGGTGGCTTCGGCAGTGGCCTTGCATCTCGACGCGTCGCTCACGAATTTCGTCATTCAGGAGCTGTATCCGTTCCGTGTTCCCGAACATTTCGCTCTGGTCGACGATCCCGTCGAGC